The Drosophila nasuta strain 15112-1781.00 chromosome 2R, ASM2355853v1, whole genome shotgun sequence genome segment GCCAGCTGTGTGCCACGCAGACAATGAAGAAGCAGCcggtgtggcatgtggcatgtggcaagtggaaTGTGAGggactctttctctctgcgGTTAACAATGGTGCGTCTCCTGGCCCATAGTTTGCGTATTTTGCGGTTGCAACTGTATCCCTCGCCATCTACTCCTCCATCTCTTGCTCTTTTGCCAACGTTTGCTTATCCCCGAAAAACGCCCTTGGGGAATCAACTCAATTTATTATTGGTGCTAGTCGAAagcccacaaaaaaaagagagaagagctaaaacaaaaattggcTTTTTAAAGCGTTAAAGTTCGAGCGAACcgaattcaattaaatcaaacaaaaatgtttgtctgtgagtgtgtgtgtgtgtgtgtgtgtgaggtgtTAGAGAGAGTGGGAGGCGTGGCTGTCTGCGAGGGGCGTTTATCAGCAAATGCgcacaaacaacacaaaaaaaaaggcgcAATTTTCCAATTGAATAATTGTCGCCGGCaagttttcacttttgttgGCCAGACGCAGCCAAGCGCAGCAAGATAGAAGCAAAGGACACCGACTGGACATTTCGCCCTCGTCGAGGTCCTgtgactgtctgtgtgtggggAAGAGCTGGCTATGGCCATTCAACGGCTCAACAGTTTGCCAGTGTTTCAAATATTGCTCAGTTTTCTCAGTACTTTTTGTGCTGCGTTTGAGTCTCTTTTGGAGGGTCTGAGTGTTTGCTTTGCCATTGAATGGCTTTTGCCAACGttgtctttctttctcttttctttactctctttctctctttccctctctacTGCTCTCTGCTCAGCTGCACACAGCcttttaacaacaattttcttGTCTATTTTCAGGATGATTTGCCGGGCCAAGCGCTGTTGGATGTCGTTTTTGCCAGGCTCAATTTAATCGAGACTTCATACTTTGGCATTCGCTACATAGACGACGAGAATCAAACGGTAAGTGAAagagaagcagcaaaaaaaaggcgACCAAGAGCCGGATATGGCAGATGCCTGCCATATCCTGACTCCTTGCTCCTGACTCCATGCTGCTTGCTGGCAAACATATTggtttttaaaattcattttcgttttcattgaAATTCATTGAGGCGCAGGCGAAGCGTTaagaatgaaaacaaaaagcgagTCACATAGAACTCTTTGAGCCAGCCGGCGAGACGAAAGCGCCTGCAAggcaaattatataatttcgCTTTCCCTCGCTGGCAAAGCACAGAAAAGGGCAGGAACAGGAAGCGTCACCTTGGCCTTCATTGAAATTCACTTTTATGCCAGAACGCATGTCCTGCGCgtccttttgtgtgtgtgtgtgtgtgatggcCATAAAAAACGCTTATACATATGTTAGTTCAAAGTGCCAGTCAGCCTCACCTGCTGTCGCTTTGTCTcgcacattgcgtatacgccatgttgttatcaatttaaaattttcttttctttcgcAGCACTGGCTGGATCCAGCGTCACGCATTTcacgccaactaaagcccaAATCGGATCCATATGATTTGTATTTTGGCGTTAAATTTTATGCCGCCGATCCTTGTAAACTGCTCGAGGAGATAACGAGGTGAGTCGCGTAGTACTTTAATGTACGTAAATGAAATGCTTTTCATTGTCATTATTAAAGTTGTGGGCAATTAAATGTTGCACAATTTTAttacataaattcaatttattaattgccaCACGCATACGCATACGCATACTCAGACAAATGCTCATAGTCgcaattcaataataaaaagcaaattaatcGAGTCGAGGGCAGAGGACTTTGGTCAGAGAGCAGACAACTAATGGATGGTGCATAATGCATTTAATACACATTTATGTGAGATATAGAGGGAGGGAGAGTAGAGTGTAGAGAgtgagtgttgtgtgtgcataGCAAGCAAAATGAATTGCGAAAAGCGCCAATCGTCATGAAATTGCGAAAATCCCCAAAGGGGCAATTCCATGGCTATTAGCAAAGATGAGAGGCGAAAAGGATGGGAAATTGTATGCCAAATGTCGTGTTCTATCCAGACTGCAGTTAGCTGCATTTATCAAGCATTTGgtgtgtgcaaatatttgcgctTAATACGACGACacgttggctgctgctgttgctgttgctgccgctgttgccaCCATAATCGTCaccaagtgcagcagcagcaacagtgcTTCCAAGAGGGAGGAAAACGGAGGAGCGGAAACGGATGCCAATCGTTGGCCAAACATGATCAAAACTCGTGCACAACTGCTGCGCTAATATTGGCgcatataaatgaaaatgcacTGAAAATGCACTTATAAAGCCAGCCAGCTGAAGAGTCCATTGCattgcatattattttgtagCGAGGGCGAGAACTGGagaatttttgttattttagcTATACAAAGTCTGCGGCGTACAATAAACGGCAATTGACTTTCGACTGCTGGACGCAGATTGTGGCATTTTCCAAGAGCTACACTAAAAACGGTTCTATTAACAATATTGACGATAATACACAGCAATAGGATTACACATCCAACATCAGTTCGTTAGGCAAACAAGCAACTTGAGCTAGGCAAATAATTGTGTGTAATATTGttgcaaagcaaaagtttCGTTTGTTTAGGGCACATTAAAGTCCCatcacacatgtgtgtgtggccaactaattaaatttgtttcgttttatttatgCCACGCAGATATCAACTTTTCCTGCAAGTCAAACAGGATGTGCTACAGGGTCGACTGCCTGTTGCCTTCGAGTTGGCCGCCGAATTGGGCGCCTTTGTGGTGCAATGTGAGTATGATGAACGAAAGGTTGTAAATGTTACAACACGAACACATAATATTtgtgattttgattttgatttacaGCCGAATTGGGGGACTACGATCAGCGGCGGCATTCAAAGGGTTATGTGTCGGAGTTTCGCCTGCTGCCCAATCAGAGCAGCGAGTTGGAAGCCCGCGTCTCGGAGCTGCATCAACAGCTCAAGGGCATGTCGCCATCGAGTGCCGAGTTGAACTATTTGGATAAAGTCAAATGGCATGACATGTACGGTGTTGATTTGCATCCCGTGCTGGTAAGTTTAACCACCAAGGAAGGAAAGGGAGGGAGGCGAACCGAAGCAAGCGCCCATAAAAGGGGTCAATGCGAATGCAAAGTTTAATTTCGTTTCATGgcaaatattataaatcaTTTGCTCAACATTTTTGGGGGAGACCAACGCAATGATTATACTCACTTCGAGCCACGCCCCCATCGCTGTCTCGAGCAAGTCTAACCCCATATCCACAACCCCCACTAACTCccaacttcaactccatcTCCAACTCCTTCGCCTTTGTTGTAGCTGCTTTTGTGCTGCGTAAGTTGGcacttcatttgcattttttattgccCTTTACTTTGATATCAAACCTCAATAAATCACCAGCTGTGTTTGTATACGAGACATATGCAcatgtgtgttgttgttgtgtgtgtgttggaggGGGGTGTGGAGCGGGGCAACCCTTGTACTCTACACATGCCTGTGGTATGTGTGCTCGCCCTTGccttctctgctctgctgtgcTCTGTTTGTTTATAGACACAAATCATTGACTATCGCGGCGCCAGTTGCCAGACCCCTTTTCCCCCCCTTCCAGTCACTCTCCTTGCCCTTCTggccatttgtttttttttaatttaattaacagctaaaattacaatttctttttatgaTTTCTTACTGTTTAACTGCCAACAAAAGGGAAAAGAGAAGGGGGAAGCAAGAGGGTTGACAGCAGTTGCTAATAGGCCAAGCTGCCCAATAAgaaacttttctttttcgcttGTTAACACAGAGAATTCTTCTTTCTGTTTCAAAAGAAACTTTTGTCGCCTCGCCTGCTTAGGCTAAAACAATGGCCATCGCGCTCGTTGTGCCAACTTTCAACTCCGAACTTcaaaaactgaaactcaagAACATTTTCCATTCTCGAAACTCATTCGCAATTCTCTTTTTGTTCGTGTTATTTTTTTCGCAGGGCGAGGACAGCGTGGAATACTTTTTGGGCCTGACACCCAGCGGAATTGTCGTGCTGCGCAACAAGACGACGGTGGCTCATTACTATTGGCCGCGCATTGCCAAAGTTTATTATAAAGGACGCTATTTTATGCTCAGGATAAGcgataaaaatgtaaatttcaacGCACCCGGCACCCAACAATGCCCATTGCCAtagctctctctttctgtatATAGCtgtgacgatgacgatggcgatgacgacgacgacgacgacgaagagaAGACCAAGTATTTGCTCTTAGCCATAAATATTTCGCTCTCGAGTGCTTCACACAATTTGCAGTCCGTTTGCCATTGTGCTCTTCAAGTTTTTAATGCtttcttctactttttttttgaggggGAAAGGGTATAAACAGACTCACACTCAAACTCTGAGTCACTTTGTCAGCTGATAAAGTTTAACATGTACTTCGTTGTAGAACACATAATATTAGCTTCGGATAAAGTTTAGCTTTCACACCTTATCTTCTATGTAGCATATAATTCTATTCCAGTTGAAAGTAAAATAGCCGTCAACCGCATAAAACTAATAACAACCGTGTATTTAAtagaaatgccaaaaataaatgtgaatacCGATTAAGTCGaagtaatgaaattaaaaattcctTAATTCATATTAGATTGAAAAATCTTTGgacttttcaaaaattttaaatgcgaGCATTGATTTCTTTAAGCAAGGAATAATAATAGggttattatattttactaaaatggtttaaattacaaatcaaTACTTCATAAACCAATATATTCACATTTATAGAATAAACATTTAggtatttcaaaatatttcaaaaataatttccaGTTTTATTGGAtgttttaaagtttatatctTCTAAAGTTTAAGTACAGTTTTCCAATGAAACTTAGTACTTTTTATAAGCTGCTATTGCTTGCACCTCAAAAGAAAGCGTATTCAAGTTTCGTTGAGAgtttaaaatttgtgtttttggttgGTAGCCATTTTGCAGTGTCGCCAATTTTTACGTTGGGTGACAACTTTTAGCTGTCAACGTTGTTCTCAAGTAAGGCTGTGAGCTGTGAAGAAGCACTCGTTAGACAACAAGTAGCTGGTTGATGATATCTCGTGGTATCTCTTGGTAGCTACCAAGCCCAAAAGAGCTGCTAGCTAGCTGGTTGCTATTCTAACTTGAACACTTTTTGGTGCTAACGCTTTGATAATCAAAAAACTTTTCTTCAGTTGACGCACACAAAAGCGAAACTTTCgtattttcacattttcaacGGTTtcgttttttctctttgctatTTTTTGGCTAGAATcggttttttcttcttcgtttttttcttgtgtcAAAGAATTCACACTTTacattggcaaaaaaaaaaaggggaagTTTGCTGCGACGCAGAATTCACTCGGGCATTCATTCACTCAATTTGCCGTTTTACTtggcaactgctgcagctttTGTCGGCaaaaggttttctttttttgtgtgtcgtGGCAACTCCAAACATCGTCCAATTCTCTGGttcgtcgttgtcgctgtctcgctgtcgtcatcgtcatcatcgtgaCTTGACTTGGTGCTTATCACACTTATGTGTGTATATTGTGGATTCTCTTCTCGTTTTTTGCAGAATGAGCTCAGCACTTATGGCTTTGAGACTCCAAGGAAATCGGCGTGCAAACATTTGTGGCGCTGCTGCGTGGAGCATCATGCGTTCTTCAGGCAGGTGCGCGTTGCACCGCTGCCCAATTCACAGTCACATGCAGCGGATTTGTTTCAACTCGGTTCGCGCTTTAGACACAGGTGAGTACACATACacgaagaaagagagagaactgCCGGAAGTGTTTGCAGCCAACTCACTGTGGGAGTTGCacattaaataaagttattaagCGCAAGCTGAGCTCAATTTATTAGCCGCCAGTCGAGCCAATTTAAAGTGCAGGGCCCCCGAAAAGTGCagccaattaaaatgtaacCCACAGACACTTGAAATCCTTGTGCAGCTCATGTGATTAGATCATTAAGGGCACTCGagcacagagcagagcaaaaaaaagcaaagtcaGTGCTGAGCAAAATTCACAACTTCCAGCTGAACAGCTTCGATACAACGCTGCAGTTTTTTGCTGGTTGGCGGCATCTCTAATGCCGAGTTAAACTCACATAGATCAAGTTTACACCAAACTcttgggctgctgctgctgctgctgctgttgctgccccaGCTAATTGGAAGTCCAATAAAAATGTCGGATCTGCAGGCAGTCGGCAGTTGGGAGTTGggagttgtagttgtagttgggAGTCGTTCAACAAAACGCAAGTCGAGTGCAAAGCCCACTAATGACTTTCTGTGAAATGCCTGCGGGACCAAAATGCAAGGCAATTGTGCATGACGAATGTGGCAGGAACCCTAGGCACAGTCCGGACTTGCCACCTACTTCTCCTCCCACCTTCAACTGCTAGTTGACTGCCGCAGGTCCCTGTTTATGACAGCCATTTGTGGTGACTGCGGCTGCCCATTTGCCTGGGCAGTACCaacgaaaaaattaaaaaaaacaagtagaAAATAAACTTTCTTGCACTTGGTGAACTTGGCTAAATCGAGCTCACGTGGCTAACCGAGAGActcaaaacgaaacgaaacgaaatgaaacgaaactaTTAGCCAAAACTAGAGAAGGAgaatttcgttttcgttgtgaATACttctcttctgttttttttcggCTAGCAAACTTTTGGGGCGCCGTCGCATTTTACGACTGCGCGCCTACCACAAGAACCACACGAGCTCTCGGCGAGTTGTTCTCGAAGTTGAATGCCTGCCtgcgtttttaatttgtgaaaCAAATGAAAGTTTTTACAACCTTTTTATGGTTCACTGTTCATTATTACCGGCCAAGCCAAGCCGAGCCGGGCCAGCGTCTTGTGTcgtatttctattttctatttggGTTTTCTCGCTTTTACATTTCTGTTTTGACCAtttctctcttattttttttttctttgtttttgtgaataaacatagtatactatatattttgtacgaCTTTATGCctacttttatgttttgtgtgCGCTGTGCCCTTCGCATGTCtgaccaacaaccaacaaccactCCCCACCTTGAACACCCAACCAATCAACCGAACAGTCGCACGGACAAGCAAACGGAGAAGGATGCACTTGCCGCCGGACGTGCGCCGCCAGCGTTTACGCGTGTTCCCTCCAAGCGCCAGCCACGACGCGTGATTGATGACTTttttaacagcaacaacggagGTGGTGGCGGAGGCGGTGGAGGCGGCGGTGGAGGAGGTGGCATCATCTCTATGGGCAACCGTCCGCTGCCacagccgctgccgctgcagagcttggccaacagcaatggcaacagcgcCAAGTGAGTACTCCAAAATATCcatcatttgttttcatttcatgcaCAAAAGTTTTTGATTTACCCAACGTCAGTCTACACCCATATAACCagatatataagtatatatatatatatatacacattttttgTGCACTTCCTTTGGCGTAGTTGTCCCTTTTTTTTGGGCTTTCCCTGCAtttcgctttttgttgttgtttgccttttttttttggtaataatTTTGAGCGTCGCGCCAGAGCCGGAAGTGCTCtcatgttgctgccactgcggCAGCATCTTCCTTTGAtctgtttttaatttgcaacatGCGAGTACTCcactctctctttgtctgCTGCAAAGCAAATAGAGTTGCCATTTTGGCATAGTGAATCTCTCACTCTCGTCGCtcttcaatatataaaaacaatgcagAAAACACTTCATCATGTGTTGCCTCCTCCGCACTTTTTCTGATTGCGGGTGTGCgtgttgttgtctgtttttGGATTTGACAGGCCGTCGCCTTTTGCATTGTTCAaagctattgctattgctattgtgCCATTGTGTGTCCTTGGTGTCCAAGTGCTGATGCTCCTCCTGTTGTGGCATGCTTCGTGCCAATGCCGTGTTCAAAATCCATTTAGTTGCCATTTGAAGGCAGTTACATTGTCTAGAcgcaacatttattaaatgttttatggTTTTGCACATCAAATTATATATGGACAAATAAAAATCGGCCATTAGAGCGAGACACTGAGaacgagagtgagagaaatgGATGGGGGGAAGAGAGTGGAGTGGAGTTAGTTTTGGTGCAGCGGAAATGCTGACAGGATGTGGCATCAAGCGTTGCGAGCTTAATGGAAATGGAAGCAGACAAGCTGGTTCTttgaaaaaatagaaaggaaTTTGACAACGTGAGAAGTtgggaaaaaaaaagagtgagGATGATAAAGAAGTATGACAAAGAAAGCAAGAGTTGGTAGTGGAAAAGAATGAGAAGAATTCTAATATTGAAAAAGACAGaattagaaaaaaatgaaactgaTAAGACagtaaaacaaatattgaagGAGACCTTAAATGTCAAAGAAACAAAcctgtatatttatttatggataGCATAGATTGATCAATTGTAAATGGCAGGAAGAAACAgcagtaaaattaaaaagagaaaaggaGTGTCAAATACAATGAAGTATTAACATAAGACAAAGTAAATGTGAACCAAAgggtaatataaaatatactgaaacaaCAGTCACAGGAAAATTTATGGACTCTAAAAGTAATATAAACTTATTTAGACATTGATTGAAAGAAAGTGAGAGCGTTGATTTATATTACAGAcagacaacaaataaacatgaataatgataataagataataataaagaagAGAGAAACTAAAGTAcgataaaaaagaatatacaatattaaagaTATATAGCACAAATCGAAAGGTATAATGGAAAGTGACTTGCAGAATATAGAAAAGCAAATATAGCTTAAGCCATAGATAGACAAAGATCCAGCAAGTGTCATCAAGTAAATCGGCTGCAATGCTGCAAAGACATTGCTGCGACAGgcacaacaaatttgttgtccGATCAGTGGCAACGTCATTAACTTGTGGCAGTGGCAAACGCCGCGTTGACCCCATCAATGTCTAGCGCTCGTCTTCGCATCGTGTAGCGGCCACCATCTATGCATATATTAAGCGAAATGGTAGCCAAggagtctctctctctctgtgtgtaaTCGCTGGCGCAACAATTCCAAGGAACACGCGCAGCCAACGAtcagagaagagaagaggagagcTCGAGGCGAGGCAAAGGAGCTAGCAAATAGCTCACGTCGTTTATCATTTGCAAACAAAGAAGGCAAACCGAAAGGGGGAAGACACAACAGACAGTGGCAGACAGAGGTGGACAGCACAGCGACAGGAGAACATGGCAAAGAGacaggaacagcagcagcggagaGAGGAACATGAACCAACCGACAGAGGCCAATCAAGTTGGCCACACCATGGCAATGCGGGACATAAATCACAAGGCGCGACCAGGCGCACAATGGCACGTCCACAATGGGGTAGtcccatctccatctccatcttcaactccaactccaactgcaaGAGAGCTGAGGCTGGAAATGATTGCCCGCTGATTGCCAGTGCGGCAATTACTCAATTTTATACACGCGCATTATTTGTCTGTGTCGATCCAAAAGACTCgactttgacttcgacttcgacttctcTTTGCTGCTCGACAGCCTAAACGCTGCGAAGCAACTGCAGACTTTAATCAACGTTTatgttaaacaatttaaatttatggcAAAATAATGCGCTAGCCATGCAATTGCTGTGCTGACTGACTGATCGCACCCACCTcttcccctttccctttctctctgCAGCAACTACGACAGTCCCTACCGCTCCACGTATAGTATACCCACAAGCCTGGGTCTGCgtcccagcaacagcagcaacagccatcagcagcagcagcagcagaacaacaactccagcagctacaacaacaatggcagcaatTTGCAGACACCTGACTCGCCTCGCAGCACGCGCAGCGCTCCCTGGCCGAGATCCCAGCAGCGTTCGCTCTTCGGCCACAATCCCTCAAGTCCACGCTCGGTGCGTTCGGTCAGCACCACGGGCGGTGGtctgcatcatcatcatagcCATCACAGCCATGGCCATGGCACcagtcatcatcatcatcatcatcatcaacagcagcagcagcagcaacaaacatcgtcgtcgtcgtcgcatcaTCAGCATCGACAGCAACGCGCCAGCTCCTCATCCGCCTCGCATCAGCAGCAACGCTATCGCTCCAGCTCCGTGGAGAGTCATTCGTCCAACGATTCGCGCTCCACGCGACGGTAAGCAAAGACATCTACAACTTCTCTTAGGATCCATTTAAAAGGTTATTCTACATGAACAGCCACAAGCATCGCCATCGTCGCACCTCGGACAATGAGAGCGAGCTGTCTCGTGGCTCAGGTCGTTCGGGGCGTTCGCATCATCGCAAGCACCGACGCTCGCATCGACATCGTCGTGACTCTGCCGGTGGCTCCGATCATGACAGCACACGTGGACGCAGTTACTCCGGACATCGCAGCTCTTCGATGCGCAGCGGCAGCGCTGAGCTCATCGATTCGACCACTCAATGGCGTGAGGTTCAACGTCGCCAGGCGGAGGCGAGTCTGGGACAGAGTTCGGTGCAACAAGCATCGGTGTCCAAGAGCAGCATGGTGGCTCGCAGTCTGCACAGCAACGACAGTCACTCGGACACACATTCGCATCACAAGTCGCGACGCCATCGCAAGAATAAGTAAGTAAAGACTTTTCTCTCTTTACtccattattatttatgcttcCCCCGCTTAGATCACCTTCCGAGTCACGCAGTCGCATGTGGAACAGCGAGCTGGCCAAGCATCTGCAATTCGATCTGGTGGACACCGCTGGCATGTCGGAGCAGCAGCTACGCGAGATTCCCTACACAGTGGTGGAGACCACCTCGAAGCGTTCCAACTCCAATCTGAAGATacacaagagcaacagcaagagcagcgTCGGTGCCAAGAGCACAGGCTCAGGAAACACCATCACCAATGGCAGTGGCTCAGGCAATGCGGGACAGGCCAAGAATCGCGTGGATCGCATTCGCGGGTAAGTTGAGTTCGGGTTTGCAGACGGCGAGAGTGAGTGCTGCTTGCATTGCATTTCTCATTATTGGTTGGTGCCTTGTAGACTCTACTACCAAAGCTCTCATCCGCATGATAGCAATGGCGGCGGCGTCGGCAATCCTGGCGGTGGTGGCCACGGAGGTCACGGTGGTGCAGCTCCCAAGAACGGTTCCATACGCTCGGCCAGCACGATCTCTTCCCGGGAGTGCGAACGCAACAATGGACACGGCTTAGTTCGGTGAGTAAAGACAAGTTCGTTAGACTATTACcatattatttactttatgaatttctttataatttgtCATATTAGTTTCATAATTTCTCTATGGAACTTATAAAACAAttactttcattattatttcctATATCTTTTGTTATGTTACTTGTAAAATAATTACTCAATATTTgactttttatttagtttattaatttccatagttgttataatttattaaataatttagtatttttttacattattatttttatcaaagtGTAGTCTATTCTTGATTTAACCATCTTCACTTTCTTATATACCAAACCACCTAAAAAATACTGTACTAGTATATTTCTTACATCATTTTTTCccatattatttgttattttacttACGATATTagttattagttatttaatttgtttcctactttgtataccaaataatctattaaatactatatttttgtactttctAGTCTTATATTCCTTAGATTATTTCTTcctatattatttgttatattttttactttattagCAACTTTAGTATCTTTAATATATTCCCCCATTTATCCATCTAATTTATGTCCTACCTTTCAGCATGATGTCCAGCATGAGCATGGGTGACTTCATCTCGCCCACGGGATCGAATCTGAGTCCACTGGAGAACTCGGCGTTACGTGTTTCACATGAGCACACAGACTCTGGACTAGGAGCTGATCAGGACTATGCATACTCCTCAGAAAGGTAAGCACAATACACTTCACTGTAgtattataatttagtatttattttactttggTAGTTAAGTATTTTGTAAAGCAGCATATCTGCTgctttcatttctttcttCATAAATTTGAGTTACTTTTACATGCCATAAATGCCAATGAGTTTTCGATTACAACACAACTTTTAAATAGCATAGATATTTCAACTGTCAGCAACTTATTACACATTCGATTACCTTAAATAGTTGCCTTTGCAACACACTTGCTCACTCGACTCCCACGACTGTTTTTGtaacttaaataaatgaattaccTGCCcatatttaatgtaaacaaTTTCTCTCTCGTTTGTAATCgaatttcgaaaaaaaaaacagatccAGCGATAGCACACGTTATGGCACCAACAAATCATCGGGCGCCTCGAGCGGCAGTCATCGCAAGTCAGTTGGCAGCGCCAgcaacggcggcggcggcaacaacggtggaggaggtggaggtggcTACAACAGCCTCATGCAACAGACTGTGAgtaatcagcagcagcaacagcaacaacaacgttcgCTCTTCGCACAGCGACAACAGAAGCCCAATTACAAATACGCCAACAACTCCTCGAACTCCACATCGTCCTCCACTAACCCAAAACAAAACCTGGCGCCCGTACACGGCGCATCCTCATCCACAGCAAATACTAACTCGACGAGCGTGTCAACaacacagtcgcagtcgaacAACAACcataaaagcagcagcagcagcagcaacgctgGCAACACTGGCGCCAGCGGCAGCAATCGCCTGCTCAGCTACACGACGTTCGAGAACAATCAGTACAAGTTCAGTTTGAACAATGCGGCGCTGGGCAAGGCGACGACGTCTGGCGCACGtgttgccagcagcagcagcagcaatctcACGGGTAACATGGTAACAACCGGTAATGGTGGTGGTGGCAATGCTCTTAGcagtggtggtggtggtggtctTGGTGGTGCTTTCAGTCGACAACGCAGCTTTGTCGAATGGCCCAATAACCCGGCGGCGCCTTATTACTATCAAGGACCCTCGACGAGTGCGGCACAAGTGAAGCGACGCGATGCCAAGTCCGACATTGGTGT includes the following:
- the LOC132786128 gene encoding uncharacterized protein DDB_G0283357 isoform X1; amino-acid sequence: MNCLCRPSRIMSVRINLLDETDFIHEIKDDLPGQALLDVVFARLNLIETSYFGIRYIDDENQTHWLDPASRISRQLKPKSDPYDLYFGVKFYAADPCKLLEEITRYQLFLQVKQDVLQGRLPVAFELAAELGAFVVQSELGDYDQRRHSKGYVSEFRLLPNQSSELEARVSELHQQLKGMSPSSAELNYLDKVKWHDMYGVDLHPVLGEDSVEYFLGLTPSGIVVLRNKTTVAHYYWPRIAKVYYKGRYFMLRISDKNNELSTYGFETPRKSACKHLWRCCVEHHAFFRQVRVAPLPNSQSHAADLFQLGSRFRHSRTDKQTEKDALAAGRAPPAFTRVPSKRQPRRVIDDFFNSNNGGGGGGGGGGGGGGGIISMGNRPLPQPLPLQSLANSNGNSANNYDSPYRSTYSIPTSLGLRPSNSSNSHQQQQQQNNNSSSYNNNGSNLQTPDSPRSTRSAPWPRSQQRSLFGHNPSSPRSVRSVSTTGGGLHHHHSHHSHGHGTSHHHHHHHQQQQQQQQTSSSSSHHQHRQQRASSSSASHQQQRYRSSSVESHSSNDSRSTRRHKHRHRRTSDNESELSRGSGRSGRSHHRKHRRSHRHRRDSAGGSDHDSTRGRSYSGHRSSSMRSGSAELIDSTTQWREVQRRQAEASLGQSSVQQASVSKSSMVARSLHSNDSHSDTHSHHKSRRHRKNKSPSESRSRMWNSELAKHLQFDLVDTAGMSEQQLREIPYTVVETTSKRSNSNLKIHKSNSKSSVGAKSTGSGNTITNGSGSGNAGQAKNRVDRIRGLYYQSSHPHDSNGGGVGNPGGGGHGGHGGAAPKNGSIRSASTISSRECERNNGHGLVRMMSSMSMGDFISPTGSNLSPLENSALRVSHEHTDSGLGADQDYAYSSERSSDSTRYGTNKSSGASSGSHRKSVGSASNGGGGNNGGGGGGGYNSLMQQTVSNQQQQQQQQRSLFAQRQQKPNYKYANNSSNSTSSSTNPKQNLAPVHGASSSTANTNSTSVSTTQSQSNNNHKSSSSSSNAGNTGASGSNRLLSYTTFENNQYKFSLNNAALGKATTSGARVASSSSSNLTGNMVTTGNGGGGNALSSGGGGGLGGAFSRQRSFVEWPNNPAAPYYYQGPSTSAAQVKRRDAKSDIGVPTRRLSGQSVTKTQLLTGGSGGGSSQLANASCYPMHYASSNVTNLSGHNRVLGQRGVVGSAGVGIGFAGLQPAKSDLFLSYIHGGEYERPYIYNYKMPQMPPGLLGGSFSGIGHSNGNGSGSGSGSASGSPKQQASAYHISGAQTADPPPPPAPLYGGSAPANDVMYYQFDKGAAKSQQQQQQQSQQQQQQQQPPPIVQQPKATSANVAGGSGGGAAAGPLVYLQHGQNVAPSNVTSTQQTAMHHHHHHHHQSSHSCSEEDEAMAVLEAMQPDATTTNDEAEEDTDDVYDDEAAEAEDMFDPDVPLMSPTGSNNSANNNNNNNFGSNNNSNRNAVASISALANINLDNCNANVYGGQQQQCANDTSLHQQQQQLVLPITTSNQTLNCPTLNANSHSSSQTNSNSNSNTNSNSNTTCNTNAYPNEPTASSPVAPTTATATTTAAAAAVAVATAATATNSQRTNSNSHSNLQQNQNISSSLEIILSPIIQSSRRAQL